The bacterium genome includes a region encoding these proteins:
- a CDS encoding NAD(P)/FAD-dependent oxidoreductase produces MGPDGRDVAARTVLLAREARPAGLPGVAVDGVVVRTPDTLLDDPAPPGDVTIVGGGATGVGLAAFLAALGARVVLVTRSDRLLPRLDADIGAAVTSALAARGVAVHHRARLREVAVTASGFTAVLDDRARAARDRIAGTRLVVATGWRPATADLDLAATKAVLDKRGHVQVDAVMATAEPGLHAVGASVPTHDGEGMAAAEVATVLAHLRGEPTRPLRALWSPRRVPGPVPAFGVGLTAADAAAMGHLVGTGWDAAGPQDVVKVIVDGESGAMLGVQAAGRGAPALMPAAVAAMQDGEPAADGDTPLRRAWALAQDPGRRGGNLRENDRPQGFRSDRINDWTSGRNSDRTEDRTNGGQS; encoded by the coding sequence ATGGGGCCCGACGGCCGCGACGTCGCGGCCCGCACCGTGCTGCTCGCCCGGGAGGCGCGGCCGGCCGGGCTGCCCGGCGTCGCCGTCGACGGCGTCGTCGTGCGCACGCCCGACACCCTGTTGGACGACCCGGCACCGCCCGGGGACGTGACCATCGTGGGCGGAGGGGCGACCGGTGTGGGGCTGGCCGCGTTCCTGGCCGCTCTGGGCGCGCGGGTCGTCCTCGTGACGAGGTCCGACCGCCTGTTGCCGCGCCTCGACGCCGACATCGGCGCGGCGGTGACCTCCGCGCTGGCGGCCCGCGGCGTCGCGGTGCACCACCGTGCGCGTCTGCGCGAGGTGGCGGTGACGGCGTCCGGCTTCACGGCGGTCCTGGACGATCGCGCCCGGGCCGCCCGCGACCGGATCGCCGGGACCAGGCTCGTGGTCGCGACCGGTTGGCGACCGGCGACGGCGGATCTGGATCTCGCGGCGACGAAAGCCGTGCTGGACAAGCGCGGCCACGTGCAGGTCGATGCGGTCATGGCCACCGCCGAGCCGGGCCTGCACGCGGTCGGGGCGTCGGTGCCGACCCACGACGGCGAGGGCATGGCCGCGGCCGAGGTCGCGACGGTGCTGGCCCATCTGCGCGGCGAACCGACCCGGCCGTTGCGTGCGCTGTGGTCGCCGCGCCGCGTGCCCGGCCCCGTGCCCGCATTCGGTGTCGGACTGACGGCGGCCGATGCCGCGGCCATGGGGCACCTCGTGGGCACCGGATGGGACGCGGCCGGACCGCAAGACGTGGTGAAGGTGATCGTCGACGGCGAGTCGGGCGCCATGCTGGGGGTCCAGGCGGCGGGACGCGGCGCACCGGCGCTCATGCCCGCGGCCGTGGCGGCCATGCAGGACGGCGAACCGGCGGCCGACGGCGACACGCCGCTGCGCCGGGCCTGGGCCCTGGCGCAGGATCCGGGGCGCCGGGGCGGGAACCTGCGGGAGAACGACCGCCCGCAAGGCTTCAGGAGCGACCGGATCAACGACTGGACGAGCGGCCGCAATAGCGACCGGACCGAAGACCGGACCAATGGAGGTCAGTCATGA